One window from the genome of Amycolatopsis sp. NBC_01480 encodes:
- the malQ gene encoding 4-alpha-glucanotransferase — protein MQSPAADEAPENAVPPELAELAAAYGVATHYENSDQVEVQVEAEVVVAVLAQFDVDASTPEAVAAALTAVRESRDTTALPPTLVVREGQERDLGRAATVELEDGTTRDVGTSLPADLPLGWHHVVTADQRVPLAVVPAKLPDVPPAWGWMLQLYSLHSGESWGMGDFGDLKTVAARSAAELDAGVLLVNPVQAFSPAHPVERSPYSPSSRRFANPIYLRVTATEAFANADEDTRAKVLALAPAGEAELIDYDAVWTAKNSALELLRPHHPRPVELDGDLRDFATFGALAEVHGADWREWPEPLRDPSSPAVAAAREELASRVEFHGWLQQLCHEQLDDVRRAAREAGMPVGVVHDLPVGVHPGGADTWALRDVFAAKVRVGAPPDAFNQQGQDWNLPPWRPDRLAEAGYAPFRDVVRGVLQHADGIRVDHIAGLWRLWWIPPGEPAGRGTYVHYDAEAMLGVLALEAHRAGAVVVGEDLGTVEDTVTETMQARGLLSSAVLWFQRDWDAPGQPFVRPAEWDPEAMASISTHDLPTVAGWLAAEHVRVRAELGLLDRPAADEYAEAAAERAALLELVAREGISGDDLVVALHTLLASAASRLVLTSPADVVGQLRQPNLPGTVDQYPNWRIPLPVTVDGFFADPRVHAAVAPLKAARPLP, from the coding sequence GTGCAGAGCCCCGCCGCCGACGAGGCGCCCGAGAACGCCGTCCCGCCCGAGCTGGCCGAGCTGGCCGCCGCCTACGGCGTGGCCACCCATTACGAGAATTCCGATCAGGTCGAGGTCCAGGTGGAGGCCGAAGTCGTCGTCGCCGTGCTCGCGCAGTTCGACGTCGACGCCAGTACCCCCGAAGCCGTCGCCGCCGCGCTGACCGCGGTCCGCGAAAGCCGGGACACCACCGCCCTGCCGCCGACGCTGGTCGTCCGCGAGGGGCAGGAACGGGACCTCGGCCGGGCCGCCACGGTCGAGCTGGAGGACGGCACCACCCGCGACGTCGGCACCTCGCTGCCCGCCGACCTGCCGCTCGGCTGGCACCACGTGGTCACGGCCGACCAGCGCGTGCCGCTCGCCGTCGTCCCGGCGAAGCTGCCCGACGTGCCGCCGGCCTGGGGCTGGATGCTCCAGCTCTACTCGCTGCACTCCGGGGAGTCGTGGGGGATGGGCGATTTCGGCGACCTCAAGACCGTCGCCGCGCGGTCGGCCGCCGAACTGGACGCCGGGGTGCTGCTGGTCAACCCGGTGCAGGCGTTCAGCCCGGCGCACCCGGTCGAGCGCTCGCCGTACTCGCCGTCCAGCCGCCGCTTCGCCAACCCGATCTACCTGCGCGTCACCGCGACCGAGGCCTTCGCGAACGCCGACGAGGACACCCGCGCCAAGGTGCTGGCCCTCGCGCCCGCCGGCGAGGCCGAGCTGATCGACTACGACGCGGTCTGGACGGCCAAGAACAGCGCCCTCGAACTGCTCCGCCCGCACCATCCGCGCCCGGTCGAGCTGGACGGCGACCTGCGGGACTTCGCGACGTTCGGCGCGCTCGCCGAGGTCCACGGCGCCGACTGGCGCGAGTGGCCGGAGCCGCTGCGCGACCCGTCGAGCCCCGCGGTCGCCGCGGCCCGCGAGGAGCTGGCCTCGCGCGTCGAGTTCCACGGCTGGCTGCAGCAGCTCTGCCACGAGCAGCTCGACGACGTCCGCCGTGCCGCGCGTGAGGCCGGGATGCCGGTCGGCGTGGTGCACGACCTGCCCGTCGGCGTCCACCCCGGCGGCGCGGACACCTGGGCGTTGCGTGACGTCTTCGCGGCGAAGGTCCGCGTCGGCGCGCCGCCGGACGCGTTCAACCAGCAGGGCCAGGACTGGAACCTGCCGCCGTGGCGCCCGGACCGGCTGGCCGAGGCCGGCTACGCGCCGTTCCGCGACGTCGTCCGCGGGGTGCTCCAGCACGCCGACGGCATCCGCGTCGACCACATCGCCGGGCTCTGGCGGCTCTGGTGGATCCCGCCGGGCGAGCCCGCCGGCCGCGGCACGTACGTGCACTACGACGCCGAAGCGATGCTAGGCGTGCTCGCGCTGGAGGCTCACCGCGCGGGCGCCGTCGTAGTCGGCGAGGATCTGGGCACCGTGGAAGACACCGTCACCGAAACCATGCAGGCGCGCGGGCTGCTCAGCTCCGCCGTGCTGTGGTTCCAGCGTGATTGGGACGCGCCCGGACAGCCGTTCGTCCGTCCGGCGGAGTGGGACCCCGAGGCGATGGCCAGCATTTCCACGCACGACCTGCCCACGGTCGCCGGCTGGCTGGCGGCCGAGCACGTGCGGGTGCGCGCCGAGCTGGGCCTGCTCGACCGGCCGGCGGCCGACGAGTACGCGGAGGCAGCGGCCGAACGCGCTGCGTTGCTGGAACTCGTTGCGCGGGAAGGGATCTCCGGCGACGACCTCGTGGTGGCATTGCACACCCTGCTGGCCTCGGCGGCGTCGCGGCTGGTCCTGACCTCGCCCGCGGACGTGGTGGGCCAGCTGCGCCAGCCCAACCTGCCCGGCACCGTCGACCAGTACCCTAACTGGCGGATTCCCTTGCCCGTCACCGTCGACGGGTTCTTCGCCGATCCCCGGGTGCACGCGGCCGTGGCCCCGTTGAAGGCCGCCCGGCCGCTGCCCTAG
- a CDS encoding transketolase-like TK C-terminal-containing protein encodes MSSPAPERTSETGTEILREVQDRVLWLSTAIIDHANRVRPNPTGLKVGGHQASSASMVSIMTALWFARLRAEDRVSVKPHASPVLHAINYLLGDLDERYLTSLREFGGLQSYPSRSKDPDRVDYSTGSVGIGATAPLWGAMARRYVEASTGGAGTGRQYSLVGDAELDEGAVWEAVLDPTVAELGEVVWIVDLNRQSLDRVVPNIGATRLQGMFDAAGWQVLTVKYGRLLQDLFERPGGDALRRRIDEMANPEYQRLLRCNPAQLRERLASPELSPLLDTLDDATLHAAIRNLGGHDLPALLDSFDAIDDRRPTVIFAYTVKGFGLASEGHPQNHSSLLTAEQVGELAARVGTSADDPWRKFEDGTAAARLCADTATRLRREPVAPHQVPPIPADIGRTPSGRATTQAALGRALLDLTREAPEAAKLVVTLCPDVSSSTNLGGWVNKVGVWSPQERVDWFADDPETILHWRERPTGQHLELGIAETNLVGALGELGATWSRWGRPLLPIGVLYDPFVERALEPWSFGIYAGGQSILVGTPSGVTLAPEGGAHQSVTTPSVGLEQPGCITYEPAFALDVEWTLLASLARLGRPDGTSAYLRLSTRPVEQSLAAVPSDPAARERRRRQVVAGAYPLRTAAVARPDVTIVTMGALVTEALTAADRLDALGKHADVVCVTSPGLLFRALQARAGQGHADTWILDSALPAERSAPMVTVLDGHPHTLAFLANVHRVRAAHLGVTQFGQSGDLDSVYRHHGIDADSTIRAALDVAD; translated from the coding sequence GTGAGCAGCCCCGCCCCCGAGCGCACCAGCGAGACCGGCACCGAGATCCTGCGCGAGGTGCAGGACCGGGTGCTCTGGCTCTCCACCGCGATCATCGACCACGCCAACCGGGTGCGCCCCAACCCGACCGGCCTCAAGGTCGGCGGGCACCAGGCGTCCAGTGCCTCGATGGTGTCGATCATGACCGCGCTGTGGTTCGCCCGGCTGCGCGCCGAGGACCGCGTTTCGGTGAAGCCGCACGCCTCCCCCGTGCTCCACGCGATCAACTACCTGCTGGGCGACCTCGACGAGCGCTACCTGACGTCGTTGCGCGAGTTCGGCGGGCTCCAGAGCTACCCGTCGCGCTCGAAGGACCCGGACCGGGTCGACTACTCCACCGGCTCGGTCGGCATCGGCGCCACCGCGCCGTTGTGGGGCGCGATGGCCCGCCGTTACGTCGAGGCCAGCACCGGCGGCGCGGGCACCGGCCGCCAGTACTCGCTCGTCGGCGACGCCGAATTGGACGAGGGCGCCGTCTGGGAGGCGGTGCTCGACCCGACCGTCGCCGAGCTGGGCGAGGTCGTGTGGATCGTGGACCTCAACCGTCAGTCGCTCGACCGCGTGGTGCCCAACATCGGCGCGACCCGCCTGCAGGGCATGTTCGACGCGGCCGGCTGGCAGGTGCTGACCGTCAAGTATGGCCGCCTGCTGCAGGACCTGTTCGAGCGCCCGGGCGGCGACGCGCTGCGCCGCCGGATCGACGAGATGGCCAACCCCGAGTACCAGCGGCTGTTGCGCTGCAACCCCGCGCAGCTGCGCGAGCGGCTCGCTTCACCGGAGCTGTCGCCGTTGCTGGACACGCTCGACGACGCCACCCTGCACGCGGCCATCCGCAACCTCGGCGGCCACGACCTGCCGGCGCTGCTGGACTCGTTCGACGCCATCGACGACCGCCGTCCGACGGTGATTTTCGCTTACACCGTCAAGGGTTTCGGCCTGGCCAGCGAGGGCCACCCGCAGAACCACTCCTCACTGCTGACCGCCGAGCAGGTCGGCGAGCTGGCCGCCCGCGTCGGCACCTCGGCCGACGACCCGTGGCGGAAGTTCGAGGACGGCACGGCCGCCGCCCGGCTGTGCGCGGACACCGCCACCCGGCTGCGACGGGAACCCGTTGCGCCGCACCAGGTTCCGCCGATCCCGGCGGACATCGGCCGGACCCCGTCCGGGCGCGCCACCACACAGGCCGCCCTCGGGCGCGCACTGCTGGACCTGACGCGGGAGGCGCCGGAGGCCGCGAAGCTGGTCGTCACGCTGTGCCCGGACGTCTCGTCGAGCACCAACCTCGGCGGCTGGGTCAACAAGGTCGGCGTGTGGTCGCCGCAGGAGCGCGTCGACTGGTTCGCCGACGACCCCGAGACGATCCTGCACTGGCGCGAGCGGCCCACCGGCCAGCACCTGGAGCTCGGCATCGCCGAGACGAACCTGGTGGGCGCGCTGGGCGAGCTGGGCGCCACCTGGTCGCGCTGGGGACGGCCGCTGCTGCCGATCGGCGTGCTCTACGACCCCTTCGTGGAACGCGCGCTGGAGCCGTGGTCGTTCGGCATCTACGCGGGCGGGCAGTCGATCCTGGTCGGCACGCCCTCGGGCGTCACGCTGGCCCCGGAGGGCGGCGCGCACCAGTCCGTGACCACGCCGTCGGTGGGCTTGGAGCAGCCGGGCTGCATCACCTACGAGCCGGCGTTCGCGCTCGACGTGGAGTGGACGCTGCTGGCGTCGCTGGCCCGTCTCGGCCGGCCCGACGGGACCTCGGCGTACCTGCGGCTCTCGACGCGGCCGGTGGAGCAGAGCCTGGCCGCGGTGCCCTCGGACCCGGCGGCCCGCGAACGCCGCCGCCGCCAGGTCGTGGCCGGCGCGTACCCGCTCCGCACCGCCGCGGTGGCGCGCCCGGACGTCACGATCGTGACGATGGGCGCGCTCGTCACGGAGGCGCTGACCGCCGCGGATCGCTTGGACGCGCTGGGCAAACATGCCGACGTGGTCTGCGTGACCAGCCCCGGACTGCTGTTCCGCGCATTGCAGGCCCGCGCCGGGCAGGGCCACGCCGACACCTGGATCCTCGACTCCGCGCTGCCGGCCGAGCGCTCCGCCCCGATGGTCACGGTGCTCGACGGGCACCCGCACACGCTCGCCTTCCTGGCCAACGTGCACCGCGTGCGCGCCGCCCACCTCGGCGTCACGCAGTTCGGCCAGTCCGGCGACCTCGACAGCGTCTACCGCCACCACGGCATCGACGCGGACAGCACGATCCGGGCCGCGCTGGACGTCGCGGACTGA
- a CDS encoding LLM class F420-dependent oxidoreductase — MKYGIVLFTSDRGITPAAAARAAEDAGFDAFYVPEHTHIPVRRSAPHPRTGDETLPDDRYLRTLDPWVALATAASVTTRIRLATAVALPVESDPITLAKTVASLDHLSGGRVTLGVGFGWNTDELADHGVPGKKRRTALREYLEAMRELWTSDEASYSGEFVEFGPSWAWPKPVQPRIPVLVGAGGTEKTFRWIARSADGWLTTPSELDIEENVALLRRIWQEEGREGEPEVAALGPRPDPGLLARLEAAGVTETIFGLPDREPAEVEAWLGRLAGKLGRERITGS, encoded by the coding sequence GTGAAATACGGGATCGTGCTCTTCACCAGCGACCGGGGCATCACCCCGGCGGCCGCGGCGCGGGCAGCGGAGGACGCGGGCTTCGACGCCTTCTACGTCCCCGAGCACACGCACATCCCGGTGCGGCGCTCGGCGCCCCACCCGCGCACCGGGGACGAAACCCTGCCGGACGACCGGTACCTGCGCACGCTGGACCCGTGGGTCGCGCTCGCCACCGCGGCCTCGGTGACCACGCGGATCCGGCTCGCCACCGCCGTCGCGCTGCCGGTGGAGAGCGATCCGATCACGCTGGCCAAGACCGTCGCGAGCCTCGATCACCTCTCGGGCGGCCGGGTGACGCTCGGCGTCGGCTTCGGCTGGAACACCGACGAGCTGGCCGACCACGGCGTGCCGGGCAAGAAGCGCCGCACCGCGCTGCGCGAGTACCTCGAAGCGATGCGCGAGTTGTGGACTTCCGACGAGGCCAGCTACTCCGGCGAGTTCGTCGAGTTCGGCCCCAGCTGGGCCTGGCCGAAGCCGGTGCAGCCACGGATACCGGTGCTCGTCGGCGCGGGCGGCACGGAGAAGACGTTCCGCTGGATCGCGCGCTCGGCCGACGGCTGGCTCACCACTCCGTCCGAATTGGACATCGAGGAGAACGTCGCGCTGCTGCGGCGGATCTGGCAGGAGGAGGGCCGCGAGGGCGAGCCCGAGGTGGCCGCGCTGGGACCGCGGCCGGATCCCGGCCTGCTGGCCCGGCTGGAAGCCGCCGGCGTGACCGAGACGATCTTCGGATTGCCCGACCGAGAGCCCGCCGAAGTCGAGGCCTGGCTCGGCCGGCTGGCCGGCAAGCTCGGTCGCGAGAGGATCACCGGATCTTGA
- a CDS encoding M1 family metallopeptidase → MFKSVYAAVGSTREAVNPLWHKAVALALVVGSAAALGLASPSAIGSDGVGDPYFPQDGNGGYDVSRYDVKVFYDPAKPDSFTGDTTVQAAAKQDLDRFNLDLEGFTVSSVTVNGVPAREVARTGAHELVITPASRVRRGSVFAVRVGYSGKPAGASWHKLQGGGVDVTGEPHSATAWFPLNDHPSDKAALHLEATVPAEWTVIGNGLPGPTSERDGLKTFRWNEDHPIVSYATTMAIDKFTVHASKLADGTPVINAYGQNTTYLPDSEALVPKIMAFLTKTFGPYPFDSTGSIVVAPEATEGSLALETQTRPTYDGAFFDASAVHELAHQWFGDSVSFSDWRDGCIAECFAQYTGQLWDEAENGADLDKSYREIVASHVGDAAYWAVPIYDPGKDRPLDYALYDRGALMLHALRRTIGDAKFFGLLQHWTAAHRYGNASWPGFERLAAHDAGQDLSGFFRAWAHSSVIPPEPYLHPGPLNG, encoded by the coding sequence GTGTTCAAGAGTGTATATGCGGCCGTCGGCTCGACCCGAGAAGCAGTGAACCCGTTGTGGCACAAGGCCGTCGCGCTGGCCCTGGTCGTCGGCAGCGCGGCCGCTCTCGGGCTGGCGTCGCCGTCCGCGATTGGCTCGGACGGCGTCGGCGACCCGTATTTCCCGCAGGACGGCAATGGCGGCTACGACGTCTCGCGTTACGACGTGAAGGTCTTCTACGACCCCGCGAAGCCGGATTCGTTCACCGGCGACACGACAGTGCAAGCGGCGGCGAAGCAGGATCTCGACCGCTTCAACCTCGATCTGGAGGGTTTCACCGTCAGCTCGGTCACGGTGAACGGGGTGCCGGCGCGGGAGGTCGCGCGGACGGGTGCGCACGAGCTGGTGATCACGCCGGCGTCGCGCGTCCGGCGGGGGAGTGTGTTCGCGGTACGCGTCGGCTACTCCGGCAAGCCGGCGGGGGCGAGCTGGCACAAGCTGCAGGGCGGCGGCGTCGACGTCACCGGCGAGCCGCACTCGGCCACCGCGTGGTTCCCGCTGAACGACCACCCGTCGGACAAGGCGGCGCTGCACCTGGAGGCGACCGTGCCCGCCGAGTGGACGGTGATCGGCAACGGCCTGCCCGGGCCGACGTCGGAGCGCGACGGGCTGAAAACGTTCCGGTGGAACGAAGATCACCCGATCGTCTCGTACGCGACGACGATGGCGATCGACAAGTTCACCGTGCACGCCTCGAAGCTGGCCGACGGCACGCCGGTGATCAACGCGTACGGCCAGAACACCACCTACCTGCCGGACTCCGAGGCGCTGGTGCCGAAGATCATGGCGTTCCTGACGAAGACGTTCGGCCCGTACCCGTTCGACTCCACCGGCTCGATCGTCGTGGCGCCGGAGGCGACCGAGGGCAGTCTCGCGCTGGAGACGCAGACCCGCCCGACCTACGACGGCGCGTTTTTCGACGCCTCCGCGGTGCACGAGCTGGCCCACCAGTGGTTCGGCGATTCAGTGTCCTTTTCGGACTGGCGTGACGGATGTATCGCCGAGTGCTTCGCCCAGTACACCGGCCAGCTCTGGGACGAAGCCGAGAACGGCGCGGACCTCGACAAGTCCTACCGCGAGATCGTCGCGAGCCACGTCGGCGACGCGGCGTACTGGGCGGTGCCGATCTACGACCCGGGCAAGGACCGTCCGCTCGACTACGCGCTGTACGACCGCGGCGCGCTGATGCTCCACGCGCTGCGCCGCACCATCGGCGACGCCAAGTTCTTCGGCCTGCTCCAGCACTGGACCGCCGCCCACCGCTACGGCAACGCATCCTGGCCCGGCTTCGAACGACTCGCCGCCCACGACGCCGGACAGGACCTGTCGGGGTTCTTCCGGGCGTGGGCGCACAGCTCGGTGATCCCGCCGGAGCCGTACCTGCATCCGGGACCGCTCAACGGCTGA
- a CDS encoding DUF3040 domain-containing protein: MLPYRDRSALRKIEEELAASDPAFVAALSQGVPPTRSRLWLTTLVLADATVVLMVVFGLLTGSTGLFLWGFAAIPALVWVHHDLLKRKRERQSGEALNRSAD; encoded by the coding sequence ATGCTGCCCTATCGAGACCGCAGCGCGCTGCGGAAGATCGAAGAAGAGCTGGCCGCGAGCGATCCCGCGTTCGTGGCCGCGTTGAGCCAGGGCGTGCCTCCGACGCGCTCACGACTATGGCTGACCACGCTCGTGCTGGCCGACGCCACCGTCGTGCTGATGGTCGTCTTCGGCCTGCTCACCGGCAGCACCGGCCTGTTCTTGTGGGGCTTCGCCGCCATCCCCGCGCTCGTCTGGGTCCACCACGATCTGCTCAAGCGCAAGCGGGAACGGCAGTCCGGGGAGGCGCTGAACCGCTCGGCCGACTAG
- a CDS encoding permease, with the protein MDAISRALALAGSMAWEILWALILGFALSATVQAVVRKSTIVRLMGDNRPRTLATATALGAASSSCSYAAVALARSLFRKGADFTAAMAFEIGSTNLVAELGIILALLLGWQFTLAEFVGGPLMIVLLALLFRLFVRTRLVSRAREQADKGVAGSMEGHAAMDMSVGGEGSFLRRLTSPDGFTAVAHVFVMEWAAVLRDIVIGLLIAGAVGAWVPDSWWQALFFDGHPLASALWGPLIGPVVAILSFVCSIGNVPLAAVLWNGGISFGGVVAFLFADLLILPILNIYRKYYGLRVMFVLLGTFYAAMAGAGYLVELLFGAAGLVPSQRSARFGEDGISWNYTTWLDLAFLVLAAVLVVRFTRTGGLPMLRMMNGSPDHPHR; encoded by the coding sequence GTGGACGCGATCAGCCGGGCGCTGGCGCTCGCGGGTTCGATGGCGTGGGAGATCCTCTGGGCGCTGATCCTCGGCTTCGCCCTCTCCGCGACGGTGCAGGCGGTGGTGCGCAAGTCGACGATCGTGCGGCTGATGGGCGACAACCGCCCGCGCACCCTGGCCACCGCGACCGCGCTGGGCGCCGCTTCGTCCTCGTGCTCCTACGCCGCCGTCGCGCTCGCGCGGTCGCTCTTCCGCAAGGGCGCGGACTTCACCGCGGCCATGGCGTTCGAGATCGGCTCGACGAACCTGGTGGCCGAACTGGGCATCATCCTCGCGCTGCTGCTCGGCTGGCAGTTCACCCTGGCCGAGTTCGTCGGCGGCCCGCTGATGATCGTGCTGCTGGCGCTGCTGTTCCGCTTGTTCGTCCGCACCCGGCTGGTGTCGCGGGCGCGCGAACAGGCAGACAAGGGCGTCGCCGGTTCGATGGAGGGCCACGCGGCGATGGACATGTCCGTCGGCGGCGAGGGCTCGTTCCTGCGCCGGCTCACTTCCCCGGACGGCTTCACCGCCGTGGCGCACGTTTTCGTGATGGAGTGGGCCGCCGTGCTGCGCGACATCGTGATCGGGCTGCTGATCGCCGGCGCGGTCGGCGCGTGGGTGCCGGACTCGTGGTGGCAGGCGCTGTTCTTCGACGGCCACCCGCTGGCTTCGGCGCTGTGGGGCCCGCTGATCGGGCCGGTGGTGGCGATCCTGTCGTTCGTCTGCTCGATCGGGAACGTGCCGCTGGCCGCCGTGCTGTGGAACGGCGGCATCAGCTTCGGCGGCGTGGTCGCGTTCCTCTTCGCCGATCTGCTGATCCTGCCGATCTTGAACATCTACCGGAAGTATTACGGTCTGCGGGTGATGTTCGTGCTGCTCGGCACTTTCTACGCGGCGATGGCGGGCGCGGGCTACCTCGTCGAGCTGCTGTTCGGCGCCGCCGGGCTGGTCCCCTCCCAGCGCTCCGCGCGCTTCGGCGAAGACGGGATTTCCTGGAACTACACCACCTGGCTGGACCTGGCCTTTCTCGTGCTCGCGGCGGTGCTCGTGGTCCGCTTCACCCGCACCGGCGGCCTCCCGATGCTGCGGATGATGAACGGCTCACCGGACCACCCGCACCGTTAG
- a CDS encoding Lrp/AsnC family transcriptional regulator, which translates to MPSAQRLDATDARILLALGRAPRATAVALADELGLSRNTVQSRLARLEQGEALRSAEHRIDPAALGYPLTAFVTVQVVQRLLDEVGRSLAAVPEVLRVHGLTGPSDLLVHVVATDADDLYRIAGQMLEIPGVERTNNALVMREMVPYRITPLLERAAAGK; encoded by the coding sequence ATGCCCAGTGCCCAGCGGCTCGACGCCACCGACGCCCGCATCCTGCTCGCCCTGGGGCGCGCGCCCCGCGCCACCGCCGTCGCGCTCGCCGACGAGCTCGGCCTTTCCCGCAACACCGTGCAGAGCCGGCTCGCGCGGCTGGAGCAGGGCGAGGCGCTGCGCTCGGCCGAGCACCGGATCGACCCGGCGGCGCTGGGCTACCCGCTCACCGCGTTCGTCACTGTGCAGGTCGTGCAGCGGCTGCTGGACGAGGTCGGCCGGTCACTGGCCGCGGTGCCCGAGGTGCTGCGGGTGCACGGGCTGACCGGCCCGTCCGATCTGCTGGTGCACGTGGTCGCGACCGACGCCGACGACCTGTACCGGATCGCCGGGCAGATGCTCGAGATCCCGGGCGTGGAGCGGACGAACAACGCGCTCGTGATGCGCGAGATGGTGCCGTACCGGATCACCCCGCTGCTGGAGCGGGCCGCGGCGGGCAAGTAA
- a CDS encoding alcohol dehydrogenase catalytic domain-containing protein has protein sequence MVKAVVVREPGAEPEVLDVTLPPVGPADVRVRTTAAGVCHSDLSMVDGTLSPQYPFVPGHEASGIVAETGAEVTHVRPGDRVVLNWAAACRECWFCRAGEPWLCAAIEGVTTLPRGEIGGEQLHVVLGVGGFAEETVLPGKSVVPLPDGVPLDLAALMGCAVLTGVGAVRNTAKVRSGQSVLVLGLGGIGLCAVLGAKVAGAAPIIAVDISPEKEELARAAGATHFLLSNDKLARQVRGLTEGRGADHAFECVGAATTIRAAWSSVRRGGHCTVVGVGRRDQEVVFNPLEIFHFARTLTSTVYGASDPDRDIPLLAEEVRSGALDLETLVTHRITLDEVPEAFARMRAGQGARSLIMIGA, from the coding sequence GTGGTCAAAGCCGTTGTCGTGCGCGAGCCCGGGGCCGAGCCGGAGGTACTGGACGTCACGCTGCCGCCGGTCGGGCCGGCTGACGTGCGGGTGCGGACCACCGCGGCGGGCGTCTGCCACTCCGATCTGTCCATGGTGGACGGAACGCTGAGCCCGCAGTACCCGTTCGTGCCCGGGCACGAGGCCTCGGGCATCGTCGCCGAGACCGGCGCTGAGGTGACCCACGTCCGGCCGGGGGACCGCGTGGTGCTGAACTGGGCGGCGGCCTGCCGGGAGTGCTGGTTCTGCCGGGCCGGCGAGCCGTGGCTCTGCGCCGCGATCGAAGGCGTCACCACGCTGCCACGCGGGGAGATCGGCGGCGAGCAGCTGCACGTGGTCCTCGGCGTCGGCGGCTTCGCCGAGGAAACGGTGCTGCCCGGCAAGTCCGTGGTGCCACTGCCGGACGGTGTCCCGCTGGACCTCGCCGCGCTGATGGGCTGCGCGGTGCTGACCGGCGTCGGCGCCGTGCGCAACACCGCGAAGGTCCGGAGTGGACAGTCCGTGCTCGTGCTCGGTCTGGGCGGCATCGGGTTGTGCGCGGTGCTCGGGGCGAAGGTCGCGGGCGCGGCGCCGATCATCGCCGTGGACATCTCGCCCGAGAAGGAGGAGCTGGCGCGCGCCGCCGGGGCCACGCATTTCTTGCTCAGCAACGACAAACTGGCCCGGCAGGTGCGCGGGCTCACCGAGGGCCGCGGCGCGGACCACGCGTTCGAATGCGTCGGCGCGGCCACCACGATCCGCGCGGCCTGGAGCTCGGTCCGCCGCGGCGGGCACTGCACCGTGGTCGGCGTCGGGCGGCGCGACCAGGAGGTGGTGTTCAACCCGCTGGAGATCTTCCACTTCGCGCGCACGCTCACCAGCACCGTCTACGGCGCTTCGGACCCGGACCGCGACATCCCGCTGCTTGCCGAAGAGGTCCGCTCCGGCGCGCTCGACCTGGAAACCCTGGTGACGCACCGGATCACGCTGGACGAGGTGCCCGAGGCGTTCGCCCGGATGCGCGCGGGCCAAGGCGCCCGGTCGCTGATCATGATCGGCGCCTGA